A stretch of Shewanella dokdonensis DNA encodes these proteins:
- a CDS encoding chemotaxis protein CheD, producing the protein MTIALSLPQTRKFVLNPGELLFSQEPVQVQTLLGSCVAITLWHPQHKLGGMCHYLLPDRQRFHRPERHPHGYFGSDVFHSFLEHIAKARLSPSEFEAKIFGGGNVILWPDRHRFNINVAEANIRFGQQRLREAGFAVKAEDVGGERYRQVVFEMNSGSVWVKYGRCG; encoded by the coding sequence ATGACAATTGCGCTCTCACTGCCGCAGACCCGTAAATTTGTGCTCAATCCTGGTGAGTTGCTGTTCAGTCAGGAACCTGTGCAGGTGCAGACATTGCTCGGCTCCTGTGTGGCCATCACCTTGTGGCATCCGCAGCATAAACTGGGCGGCATGTGCCATTACTTGTTGCCAGATCGGCAGCGCTTTCATCGGCCAGAACGGCATCCACACGGGTATTTCGGCAGTGATGTATTCCATTCCTTTCTCGAACATATTGCTAAAGCGCGCCTGTCTCCCAGCGAATTTGAAGCCAAAATTTTTGGTGGCGGCAATGTGATCCTGTGGCCCGATCGCCACAGGTTTAACATCAACGTTGCCGAAGCCAATATTCGCTTTGGTCAACAACGGCTGCGTGAAGCTGGCTTTGCGGTTAAAGCCGAAGACGTGGGCGGGGAACGTTATCGACAAGTGGTCTTTGAGATGAATAGTGGCAGTGTTTGGGTCAAATATGGTCGTTGTGGTTGA
- a CDS encoding methyl-accepting chemotaxis protein yields MTLTALLPVVVMVLILAFDNIAMTTLMLVSCAGALTAVVAAWWAQRGLAQPQVLAQPHLEPSLSHSTIPANEGRLQQLLQKSVPIWLGHIGYADSHLTDAVTGLSGLFEQLADRLNHAASLTSAQQGDSGRQVVEVIKHSGEELSAAVEALRDTQQGRKEMLVQIHNLETYTSELNKMASDVVSIANKTNLLALNAAIEAARAGDSGRGFAVVADEVRSLSIRSQEIATSMTDKVQTVNSAIGTALSVAQEAAQREESQIASTERCIDEVINQFTDIVGQLEQQSQQLREDTSAVGDAITGVIVELQFQDRVSQVLLNIRSNLEELLSMTDNFSESQFASLDVNQWLEQMKQRYTMIEQHHIHGGSSQRQQQSSDITFF; encoded by the coding sequence ATGACCTTAACAGCTTTGTTGCCCGTGGTTGTGATGGTGCTGATATTGGCCTTTGACAATATCGCTATGACGACGCTCATGTTGGTTTCCTGTGCGGGGGCGTTGACTGCCGTGGTGGCCGCTTGGTGGGCACAACGGGGGCTCGCTCAGCCACAGGTGCTGGCGCAACCACATCTGGAACCTAGTCTTTCTCACTCGACAATACCGGCAAATGAAGGGCGCTTGCAGCAGTTGCTACAAAAGTCAGTCCCTATCTGGCTCGGACATATCGGTTATGCCGACTCCCATCTGACCGATGCCGTGACGGGATTATCAGGGCTGTTTGAACAACTTGCCGATAGGCTCAATCATGCAGCATCGCTGACATCTGCCCAACAAGGTGATAGTGGCCGTCAAGTTGTTGAGGTGATCAAACATAGTGGTGAGGAGTTATCGGCGGCAGTGGAAGCGTTGCGTGATACTCAACAGGGCCGCAAAGAGATGTTAGTGCAGATACATAATCTGGAAACCTACACATCAGAGTTGAACAAGATGGCATCTGATGTGGTGTCTATCGCCAACAAAACTAACTTACTGGCACTGAATGCCGCCATTGAGGCAGCTCGTGCCGGGGATTCCGGCCGAGGCTTTGCGGTAGTGGCCGATGAAGTACGTAGTCTGTCGATACGTTCCCAGGAGATTGCCACCAGCATGACCGATAAAGTGCAAACGGTGAATAGTGCTATCGGCACCGCACTCTCGGTGGCTCAGGAAGCCGCACAGCGGGAAGAAAGCCAGATAGCCAGCACTGAGCGCTGTATTGATGAAGTGATTAACCAGTTCACTGATATCGTTGGTCAGTTAGAGCAACAGTCACAACAGTTACGGGAAGATACCTCAGCCGTTGGTGATGCCATCACGGGTGTCATTGTTGAACTACAGTTTCAAGATCGGGTCAGTCAGGTGTTGCTGAACATCCGCAGCAATCTGGAAGAACTGCTGTCCATGACCGATAACTTTAGCGAATCCCAGTTCGCTTCCTTAGATGTCAATCAATGGCTGGAACAGATGAAACAGCGCTACACCATGATTGAACAGCACCATATTCATGGCGGTAGTTCGCAACGGCAGCAACAGTCCAGCGATATCACATTTTTCTAA
- a CDS encoding Hpt domain-containing protein: MLHCRLFSESRELLEQMESLLLQLETLDDASLQENLHGIFRAAHTIKGSAGMFSLEDVVSFTHVVESVLDRMRNHQLAISDALVSLLLQCRDHIAQLVDSAEAGNNDSAIAKAGEPLLAALQSYMVAGAAAVQQPELSLPVSGQPPFERLDSDDIASSDCWHISIRFGHNSFRDGMDPLSFISYLKHLGDVVSIIPLAEFLPPITAFDSENCYLAFGIQLASSASKQEIEDVFEFVREESILHIIPPHSRLQEFVQLIESMPQVDQLLGQMLVQSGALTANELQRALQLQQQLSSSPQPLGEIISSTNAASNRYCKRLSISREKSAIPW, translated from the coding sequence ATGTTGCACTGCAGACTTTTTTCTGAAAGCCGTGAACTGCTGGAACAGATGGAATCACTGTTGTTACAGCTGGAAACGCTGGATGACGCCTCTTTGCAGGAGAATCTGCACGGTATTTTTCGTGCTGCCCATACCATCAAAGGTTCTGCGGGCATGTTCAGCCTGGAAGACGTGGTCAGCTTTACCCATGTAGTAGAAAGTGTGCTGGATCGCATGCGTAACCATCAGTTAGCGATTTCGGATGCGTTAGTCTCGCTGTTGTTGCAATGTCGAGATCATATCGCACAACTGGTCGATAGTGCCGAAGCCGGAAACAACGATAGCGCTATCGCCAAAGCCGGTGAGCCATTACTGGCAGCCTTGCAATCCTACATGGTTGCAGGCGCCGCAGCGGTGCAACAGCCCGAACTTTCCTTGCCTGTCTCTGGGCAGCCTCCCTTTGAACGGCTGGACAGCGATGATATTGCTAGCAGTGATTGTTGGCATATCTCTATTCGTTTTGGCCATAACAGCTTTCGGGATGGCATGGATCCCCTCTCTTTTATCTCTTACCTGAAACATCTGGGCGATGTGGTCAGCATTATCCCTTTGGCAGAGTTTTTACCCCCCATTACCGCGTTTGACAGTGAAAACTGTTATCTGGCTTTTGGCATTCAACTGGCCTCGTCAGCATCGAAGCAAGAAATTGAAGATGTGTTTGAATTTGTTAGGGAAGAAAGCATTCTGCACATTATTCCACCTCACAGCCGATTGCAGGAGTTTGTGCAACTGATAGAGAGCATGCCGCAGGTTGACCAACTGCTGGGGCAGATGCTGGTGCAATCGGGAGCGCTGACAGCCAACGAATTGCAACGGGCACTGCAATTACAGCAACAGCTCAGTAGTAGCCCTCAACCCTTAGGCGAGATTATTTCGAGTACCAATGCGGCATCCAACCGGTATTGCAAGCGGCTCTCGATAAGCAGGGAAAAGTCCGCGATACCCTGGTGA
- a CDS encoding ATP-binding protein: MPSWAFKRILHHLSSNSVQYTYHPGCLHVSLTQQQQQVLLLWQDSAPAPAASELAQLGNEERQTPQHETVMAAGTGLTQVTTLVNQVNGNISFQHNGLGGLTVAINFPLMSTYGG, encoded by the coding sequence ATGCCATCATGGGCTTTCAAGCGTATTCTTCATCATCTCAGCAGTAATAGCGTGCAATACACTTATCATCCTGGTTGCTTACATGTGTCGTTGACGCAGCAACAACAGCAGGTGCTGCTACTTTGGCAAGATTCAGCGCCAGCTCCCGCAGCCAGCGAATTAGCACAATTAGGCAATGAAGAACGGCAAACGCCACAACATGAAACCGTTATGGCGGCAGGAACCGGGCTGACCCAGGTCACCACACTGGTCAATCAAGTCAATGGCAATATCAGTTTTCAACACAATGGCTTGGGTGGGTTAACCGTTGCGATTAATTTTCCGCTAATGAGTACATATGGCGGCTAG
- a CDS encoding STAS domain-containing protein: protein MQEHVSDTSIEFVSPQGEMTIYHIAELAQEFLPLLTTSAQLVVDLKDVTEIDSSGAQLLMLARRERLQAGKQLALVNHSEAVVSLFSLLGLLDWFDDPVLLAGDA from the coding sequence ATGCAGGAACATGTGTCAGACACCAGCATCGAATTTGTCAGCCCGCAGGGGGAAATGACGATTTATCACATCGCTGAATTAGCGCAGGAATTTTTGCCCTTACTGACGACCTCGGCGCAGTTGGTGGTCGATCTGAAAGATGTGACGGAAATTGACAGCAGTGGCGCGCAATTGCTGATGCTGGCGCGGCGGGAACGGTTACAGGCGGGGAAACAACTAGCACTCGTCAATCATAGCGAGGCGGTGGTATCGCTGTTCAGCCTGCTGGGATTGCTGGACTGGTTTGACGATCCGGTATTACTGGCTGGCGATGCTTAA
- a CDS encoding chemotaxis protein CheW, with product MAEAKQSLAVTNGTDNEDNYQEESQYLTFLLQGELYAFGILHVKEILEYGRVTKVPRMPDFIEGVINLRGEVIPVVNLASRFGMAASQISRRTCIVIVEVGQETDSQVIGVLVDSVSEVLEIATDNLRGAPSFGASIRTDFIRAMGKLGEAFVIILDENKVLSVEEMTLVGQVRDAALENKSP from the coding sequence ATGGCAGAAGCTAAACAATCACTGGCAGTAACTAATGGGACGGATAACGAGGACAACTATCAGGAAGAATCTCAGTACCTGACGTTTCTGTTGCAAGGTGAGCTATATGCTTTTGGCATTCTCCATGTGAAGGAAATTTTGGAGTATGGACGCGTTACCAAAGTCCCGCGCATGCCTGATTTTATTGAAGGCGTGATCAACCTGCGGGGAGAAGTGATCCCCGTGGTGAATCTGGCTAGCCGTTTCGGTATGGCGGCATCGCAGATCAGTCGCCGTACCTGTATTGTCATTGTGGAAGTGGGGCAAGAGACCGATTCCCAAGTGATAGGCGTGCTGGTGGACAGTGTCTCGGAGGTGCTGGAAATTGCCACCGACAACTTGCGTGGCGCGCCCAGCTTTGGCGCCAGTATCCGCACCGATTTTATCCGAGCCATGGGCAAACTGGGCGAAGCCTTTGTGATTATTTTGGATGAAAACAAAGTGCTGTCGGTGGAGGAAATGACCTTGGTTGGTCAGGTTCGGGATGCTGCGCTGGAGAATAAATCGCCGTGA
- a CDS encoding chemotaxis protein CheA, translated as MDAEKLDKLINLVGELVTAGAGTSLLADNLGDSALNESVSVLNSLLEAVRDAALELRMVAIGATFSRFQRVVRDIAHELDKEIELVINGAETELDKSVIEKIGDPLTHLVRNAIDHGIESPAIRVAAGKPEKGTITLNAYHDSGNIVIEVSDDGKGLDPEIIRAKAIEKQLLDENAVLSRDELLNLIFEPGFSTASQVSNLSGRGVGMDVVKRNISELRGRVEILSQIGQGSTMRIILPLTLAIIDGFIIGVADEQFVVPLDAVQECLELKKLPDNPVDAPYFNLRGQVLPLIYLRHCLGIEGRYPARQNVVVVQSGGTSAGLVVDCLLGEFQTVIKPLGKLFSEVGCISGSTILGNGSVALILDIHGLIDTMMGEEQLLLQ; from the coding sequence GTGGATGCCGAAAAGCTGGATAAGCTGATCAATCTGGTGGGCGAGCTGGTGACCGCGGGAGCCGGGACATCGCTGTTGGCCGATAATCTGGGCGATTCGGCGTTAAACGAATCAGTGTCAGTACTGAATTCGTTGCTGGAAGCCGTGCGGGATGCAGCCTTGGAACTGCGAATGGTTGCGATTGGGGCCACGTTCAGCCGCTTCCAACGAGTCGTGCGGGATATTGCCCACGAGCTGGATAAAGAGATTGAACTGGTGATCAACGGCGCCGAAACCGAGCTGGATAAATCCGTGATTGAGAAAATCGGCGATCCATTGACCCACTTGGTGCGCAACGCCATTGATCACGGTATTGAATCGCCTGCAATTCGTGTCGCTGCCGGGAAACCAGAAAAAGGCACGATTACGCTCAATGCCTATCATGATTCCGGCAATATCGTGATTGAAGTCAGTGATGATGGCAAAGGGCTGGATCCCGAGATCATTAGAGCGAAAGCGATTGAAAAACAGTTGCTGGATGAAAATGCCGTATTGTCGCGGGATGAACTGCTGAACCTGATTTTCGAACCGGGTTTTTCTACTGCCTCACAAGTTTCCAACCTTTCCGGTCGCGGTGTGGGAATGGACGTGGTCAAACGCAATATCTCAGAACTGCGAGGCCGCGTGGAGATCCTCAGCCAGATAGGCCAAGGCAGCACCATGCGCATCATCCTGCCGCTAACGCTGGCGATTATTGACGGCTTTATTATTGGGGTTGCGGATGAGCAGTTCGTGGTGCCTTTGGATGCGGTGCAGGAATGTCTTGAACTCAAAAAACTGCCCGACAATCCCGTCGATGCTCCTTACTTTAACCTGCGAGGGCAGGTGTTGCCCTTGATCTATCTGCGCCATTGTTTGGGTATCGAAGGCCGTTATCCGGCGCGTCAGAATGTGGTGGTAGTGCAGTCTGGTGGCACCAGTGCCGGACTGGTCGTTGACTGCCTGTTAGGTGAGTTTCAGACCGTCATCAAACCACTGGGCAAACTGTTTTCCGAAGTGGGCTGCATCAGTGGTTCAACCATTTTAGGGAATGGTTCAGTGGCTTTGATTCTGGATATTCATGGTCTTATCGACACCATGATGGGAGAAGAACAGTTGTTATTACAGTAG
- a CDS encoding methylated-DNA--[protein]-cysteine S-methyltransferase encodes MRYRAQLEHSPIGAIGLEADDTSLLAVYFLPHQATVAANETDAPILLEAIQQLQQYFDGSRQQFSLPLRFEGTAFQQQVWQQLQRIPYGSTCSYGDIAKALGNPRAARAVGMANNQNPLPIVIPCHRVIGHTGKLVGFGGGIAIKQKLLQLEQQQQSLF; translated from the coding sequence ATGCGATATCGGGCACAACTTGAACACTCGCCAATCGGGGCGATTGGGTTAGAGGCAGATGACACATCGCTGCTCGCGGTATATTTTTTGCCCCATCAAGCCACTGTTGCCGCTAACGAAACCGATGCACCGATACTGCTAGAGGCTATCCAGCAATTACAGCAATACTTTGACGGTAGCCGCCAACAATTCTCGCTGCCATTACGCTTTGAGGGCACGGCGTTTCAACAACAAGTTTGGCAACAGTTACAACGCATCCCATATGGCAGCACCTGTAGCTATGGCGATATTGCCAAAGCATTAGGTAATCCAAGGGCGGCCAGAGCGGTAGGAATGGCAAACAATCAAAACCCCTTACCTATCGTGATCCCCTGCCATCGGGTAATAGGCCACACTGGTAAGCTGGTAGGGTTCGGCGGTGGCATTGCCATAAAACAGAAGCTGCTGCAACTTGAGCAACAGCAGCAATCGTTATTTTAA
- a CDS encoding methyl-accepting chemotaxis protein, whose translation MMLRRIKIGKRLILGFGILVLLSVVVGASALYRMFEIKANLNNISERRLPAALLVGEMNRNLLLLRVATLKLMNAATADEKSKLQQSLDITSGKYQEASKKAEVFHKTKAGRAAFEKVLNAKSAYDKIQQLLLDQINAGDLQAAHALQSSQFNQVSEQITEALSDLAEYQRHTGKKQAAMAADSLKIAEVTVVSSIAFATIAGILLAVLFSNSLVRPMRIAVAASQKIAAGDLSYQFDDHEPDEAGELIRAMAQMRQQLHNTIEAISQSASQLTTTSQDLHAITEASARTIQQQNAELDMAVTAVTELTAAVEEVAKSAAATSANSTHVDTTANDGQQQVNSTVDAIQSLERELQGSKDCILSLSRQISNIGSVMDVIRGIAEQTNLLALNAAIEAARAGESGRGFAVVADEVRALAHRTQESTKQIEDTIKAVEAETAQTVSVMGQSSKRATETLELAKHSGAAIEQITDAIGKISDQNLTIANAAEEQATVAREVDKNLLNIKDLSEQTAESAKETKNSSEQLAQLAQRLSGMVHKFKI comes from the coding sequence ATGATGCTAAGACGTATAAAAATTGGCAAACGATTAATTTTAGGCTTCGGTATCTTAGTGTTGCTGAGCGTGGTTGTTGGGGCGTCAGCCTTGTACCGAATGTTCGAAATCAAAGCAAACCTCAATAACATCTCAGAAAGGAGACTGCCTGCGGCGTTGTTAGTCGGTGAAATGAACCGCAACCTGCTACTACTTCGGGTGGCGACATTGAAACTGATGAACGCAGCCACTGCTGATGAGAAATCGAAACTGCAACAAAGTCTCGATATTACCAGTGGTAAATATCAGGAAGCATCTAAAAAAGCAGAAGTTTTTCACAAAACAAAGGCGGGACGCGCGGCTTTTGAAAAAGTGCTGAATGCAAAATCCGCTTACGACAAAATCCAACAGCTACTGTTGGATCAGATCAATGCTGGCGATCTACAAGCGGCGCATGCACTCCAGAGTAGCCAATTCAATCAGGTGTCAGAACAGATTACTGAAGCGTTGTCTGACTTAGCTGAGTACCAACGTCACACCGGCAAAAAGCAAGCTGCCATGGCGGCAGACAGCCTCAAGATCGCCGAAGTTACCGTGGTAAGTTCCATTGCTTTCGCAACGATTGCCGGTATCTTGCTGGCAGTGTTATTTAGTAACAGCCTGGTTCGACCCATGCGTATTGCGGTAGCCGCAAGCCAGAAAATTGCAGCGGGTGATCTCAGTTATCAGTTCGATGACCATGAACCAGATGAAGCTGGCGAATTAATCCGGGCAATGGCACAAATGCGGCAACAACTGCATAACACAATAGAAGCTATTTCGCAGTCGGCCTCACAACTCACCACCACCTCACAGGATTTGCATGCCATCACCGAGGCGTCTGCCCGCACCATTCAGCAGCAGAATGCCGAACTGGACATGGCGGTCACCGCAGTAACTGAGCTGACTGCCGCCGTTGAAGAAGTGGCTAAAAGTGCCGCGGCCACTTCGGCCAATTCCACACATGTTGATACAACAGCAAATGATGGGCAGCAACAGGTTAACAGTACCGTTGATGCTATCCAGTCTTTGGAACGAGAACTTCAGGGCTCTAAAGACTGTATTCTCAGTTTGTCAAGGCAGATCAGCAATATTGGCTCAGTGATGGATGTTATCAGGGGCATAGCGGAACAGACCAACCTGTTAGCGCTAAACGCGGCGATTGAAGCGGCCAGAGCTGGGGAATCCGGTCGTGGGTTTGCGGTCGTTGCGGATGAAGTCCGGGCGCTGGCGCATCGCACCCAAGAATCCACCAAACAGATTGAAGATACTATCAAGGCCGTTGAAGCAGAAACCGCACAAACGGTCAGTGTGATGGGACAAAGCAGCAAACGCGCTACCGAGACCCTGGAACTAGCCAAACACTCTGGCGCAGCGATTGAGCAGATAACCGATGCGATTGGAAAAATCAGCGATCAAAACCTCACGATTGCCAATGCCGCGGAGGAGCAAGCCACGGTAGCCAGAGAGGTCGACAAAAATCTGCTCAACATCAAAGATCTGTCGGAACAAACAGCAGAAAGCGCCAAAGAGACCAAAAACTCCAGCGAGCAGTTAGCCCAGCTTGCTCAGCGGCTAAGTGGCATGGTGCATAAGTTTAAGATCTGA
- a CDS encoding HAMP domain-containing methyl-accepting chemotaxis protein, giving the protein MFRNMKLGLKLGMGFGIVLLLLCLAAIISFRGLFTASSGFAEYRAYARNTVEAGNIQSSMLALRLETLYYYMHADETTLKRKGERWQALMDLLPQAKAMVVDPPQLKIYEQLEKQLNNYDAVFTQITELIARRDALMSGQLDRLGPEVENVMTELLKTARQNNKAEDAYVTSLALRHLLLMRLYVVKFLDNNLDTYVQRVDSEYLTLKDQLATLDKQVNDSNERTLVNQVKISSEHYASAFNELTSVIKKRNQLMDGELSVIGRNVAKLLEDLMANIKSQQDALGPKVQASNEQAKLMMLSVCVIAIAIGLLVGFWITRSVLQQIGGEPDYAAAVVKEISEGDLTVKFNLKPNDSTSLVANIQNMVRKLSQIVGEVNSASDALASASEQVSATSQSLSQGASEQAASVEETTSSVEQMSASIEQNTDNAKVTDSMAAKAAKEAKQGGEAVTKTVAAMKSIAEKISIIDDIAYQTNLLALNAAIEAARAGEHGKGFAVVAAEVRKLAERSQIASQEIGEVAKNSVGLAEEAGNLLREMVPSIEKTSDLVQEISAASMEQSTGASQINQAMEQLNSITQQSASASEELASTAEEMSSQAQQLQQLMTFFKTGNGTAPVEGSNVRPPRLHLWR; this is encoded by the coding sequence ATGTTCAGGAATATGAAGCTTGGCCTTAAGTTAGGAATGGGGTTTGGCATAGTGTTATTACTGCTATGTCTGGCGGCCATCATCTCCTTCCGTGGGTTGTTCACTGCCAGTAGCGGTTTTGCCGAGTATCGTGCTTATGCCCGCAATACGGTGGAAGCCGGTAATATCCAAAGCAGTATGTTGGCACTGCGGTTAGAGACGTTGTACTACTACATGCATGCCGATGAAACCACACTAAAACGCAAAGGTGAACGCTGGCAGGCGCTGATGGATCTGCTTCCCCAAGCCAAGGCCATGGTGGTTGATCCGCCACAACTGAAAATCTATGAACAGTTAGAGAAACAGCTCAATAACTATGATGCGGTGTTTACCCAGATCACTGAGCTGATTGCCCGCCGTGATGCCTTGATGTCCGGGCAGCTAGATCGTCTTGGCCCTGAGGTGGAAAACGTCATGACGGAATTGCTCAAGACCGCCAGGCAGAATAATAAAGCCGAAGATGCCTATGTCACATCGCTGGCATTACGCCACCTGCTGTTGATGCGCTTGTATGTGGTGAAATTTCTTGACAACAACCTAGATACCTATGTTCAGCGCGTTGATAGTGAATACCTGACGCTGAAAGACCAACTGGCAACACTAGATAAGCAAGTCAACGATAGCAACGAACGGACGCTGGTAAATCAAGTCAAGATTTCCAGCGAGCATTACGCAAGCGCCTTTAATGAACTGACGAGCGTGATTAAGAAACGCAACCAGCTAATGGACGGAGAGCTTTCGGTGATCGGGCGTAATGTGGCCAAACTGCTAGAAGATCTGATGGCTAACATCAAGTCACAGCAGGATGCACTTGGCCCTAAAGTACAGGCGTCCAATGAGCAAGCCAAATTGATGATGTTGAGTGTCTGTGTCATTGCCATTGCTATCGGCTTGCTGGTGGGCTTCTGGATTACCCGTTCGGTATTGCAACAGATTGGGGGCGAACCGGATTATGCGGCCGCGGTGGTGAAGGAAATTTCGGAAGGGGATTTAACCGTCAAGTTCAATCTCAAACCCAATGACAGCACCAGCCTAGTCGCTAATATCCAAAACATGGTACGCAAGTTGTCGCAAATTGTGGGCGAGGTCAACAGTGCCAGCGATGCGCTGGCTTCGGCATCGGAACAGGTGTCTGCCACATCGCAATCGTTAAGCCAGGGCGCCAGCGAACAGGCGGCCAGCGTAGAGGAAACCACCTCATCAGTTGAGCAGATGTCAGCTTCTATCGAGCAGAATACCGACAATGCCAAGGTCACTGATTCCATGGCGGCTAAAGCGGCCAAAGAAGCCAAGCAAGGGGGCGAAGCGGTTACTAAAACGGTGGCGGCGATGAAGTCAATTGCCGAAAAAATCAGCATTATTGACGATATTGCTTACCAGACCAATCTGTTAGCGTTAAACGCTGCAATTGAAGCCGCACGAGCGGGCGAACATGGCAAGGGGTTTGCCGTGGTTGCCGCAGAAGTACGTAAACTGGCAGAGCGCAGTCAGATAGCTTCTCAAGAGATTGGTGAAGTCGCCAAAAACAGTGTTGGACTGGCAGAAGAAGCGGGCAATCTACTGCGAGAAATGGTGCCTTCTATTGAGAAAACCTCGGATTTGGTACAGGAGATCAGCGCGGCATCGATGGAGCAATCTACCGGAGCCAGCCAGATCAACCAGGCGATGGAGCAGTTGAACAGCATTACTCAGCAAAGCGCTTCGGCGTCCGAGGAACTTGCCTCTACCGCAGAAGAGATGAGTAGTCAGGCACAGCAGTTACAGCAGTTGATGACGTTCTTCAAAACGGGCAATGGCACAGCCCCCGTGGAGGGCTCAAACGTACGGCCCCCAAGGCTGCACCTGTGGCGATGA
- a CDS encoding response regulator: protein MAASYHILLIEDEYQIAALLRDYFLHSGMQFTHVADSKNAMAVFTAQAFDLVLIDITLPHISGIEICHAIKRLSTVPVIILSALSAESAPLQGLEADDYIGKPFSPREVIGKIQTRLSRGNGLPAITELSTAYLTLDATRYEVRLQQQAASLTKIEFSLLQMLAAQPGRIYSRGQLMSAMYLDQRIVSERTVDSHIKKLRKKLKLLTEQELIEASYGVGYRYIGISVSLYNG from the coding sequence ATGGCGGCTAGTTATCACATTTTATTGATAGAAGATGAGTACCAAATTGCCGCACTATTACGGGACTATTTCCTGCACAGTGGGATGCAGTTTACTCATGTTGCTGACAGCAAAAATGCCATGGCGGTGTTTACTGCTCAAGCCTTCGATCTGGTATTGATAGACATCACCTTGCCGCATATCTCAGGTATTGAGATATGTCATGCCATCAAACGCCTGTCTACCGTTCCCGTTATCATTCTGAGTGCGCTGAGTGCTGAATCGGCGCCGTTGCAAGGACTGGAAGCCGATGATTATATTGGCAAACCATTCAGCCCTCGCGAAGTGATTGGCAAAATTCAAACCCGCTTAAGTCGTGGTAACGGCTTACCTGCAATAACTGAGCTATCAACAGCATATCTAACCCTAGACGCCACCCGCTACGAGGTACGCCTACAGCAGCAAGCGGCGAGTTTAACCAAAATTGAGTTTTCACTGTTACAAATGCTCGCCGCACAACCTGGACGTATCTACTCCCGTGGGCAACTGATGAGCGCCATGTATCTTGATCAGCGTATTGTTTCCGAGCGCACCGTAGATAGTCATATCAAGAAATTACGCAAGAAACTCAAGTTGTTAACTGAGCAAGAGTTGATTGAAGCGAGTTATGGCGTAGGCTATCGATATATTGGTATTAGCGTCAGCCTGTATAACGGGTAG